In Harpia harpyja isolate bHarHar1 unplaced genomic scaffold, bHarHar1 primary haplotype scaffold_79, whole genome shotgun sequence, the sequence TGGAGAAAcagcttttaattgaaaagaTAAGAGAAAAGGTCCCATCAAAGCTGGTCTGACCCCTCCCtagcccccccgcccgccccccctgCCATATACCCcacccctcctctctccccctccactccccccaTCTCCATCTCACCCTTGTCTAAgccccccctcacacccccacgTTGGCTGCGAGAGCCCTGCGCTTGCTGGGTGGCATTGGCAAGGAGCTCTGCGCCTGCCTCTTCCTCGGCTTGTCTGCCACGGCAGGTGGGGATGGTGGCAGGTCCATCCCGGCATCCTGCCACGGCTCCTGGGGCTCCATCCCGATGACGTTGGATATTTTGAGGCTCAGCATGATGTCGCTGAGCTCGGGGATGCAGTAGTCAGGGGTGAGCAGCTCCTCAGGCAGCGAGAGCGAGCTGAAGTCGCAGTTGGGGGTGGCTGCGCCGGCGCCGCCAGCGTCCTCGGGCATGGAGCTcctgctgggagcatgctggcTGACCCCCACCCCATCCAGGGAGCAATCAAAGAGCACTAGGGCCTCTTGGAGAGCCACTTTCTCAGACGCTGCAAGTTCACCTACGGGCTCCCCAAGGGCTTGGTTGTGGGGGTcagcgcaggggctggggggggacatcGCTGCCTGGGGGGACGTCGCTGCCTGGGGGTGCCCCCGCAGGGGTGGCCATGCCGCAGGTGTTGATCTTGGCCAATGGCCCCTCGATGTCCTCGTAGCCGGGGATGGGTGTTGGCAGcgctgggggggctggggccatccctctcccctctccactgGTGCCAGCAGGGTCCCCAGGCATGGGGCCGCTGCTGGGACCATCCTGGCTGACCCCCACTCCATCCAGGGAGCAACCGAAGAGCCTTAGGGCCTCTTCCAGGAGCATCTCCTCGGACACTGCAAGGTCACCTGCAGTGTCCCCGAGGGCTTGGTTGTGGGCGGCAGCGCAGGGCCTGGGGGGGACACTGCTGCCCAGGGGGACGTCGCTGCCTGGGGGTGCCCCCACAGGGGTGGCCGTGCTGGAGATGTTGATCTGTGCCAACTGCCCCTCGATGTGCTGGTAGCCGGGGATGGACACTGGCAGCTCCAGAGGGGCTGGGGCCACCCCACTCCTCAGATTTTCGTAGGGTGCAAGGTATTGTGGTTggccctggggggtccctggggctgcccaggccaggggggccccgcagcccccgggacCCCACAGGGCAGCACCCGGCAGAGAAGCGGCGCCTTGGCCGAGCGTGGCGGTGGCCGGTGGAGGCAGGTCGGTGGTTGTCCACTGGATGCGGAAGACCCGGGGGTCGAAGAGGCAGCCACATGGAGCCCTCTGCAGACCTGTGTGGGTGAGGGGGAGCCATGCTGGGCCGGGGGGACTCTCCAGGGGCACCCGCCGAGCCGGCCCCGATGGCCGAcatcccccagctctgggccAGGCGCGTGGGGAGCTTGTGGCCGGGGCGATCCCCACGGGGTGAGCTGCTGTGCCGATGGGACGGGGTTGTAAATCAGGGAGGAGACTCGCATCTAGGAGGTGAAACGGGAGAGATGGCCCCAAATATTTGGGGAATTCTCTGCAGATCAGCTTTACTGGGCACGCGCTGCCCGGGCGAGGGCAGGGATGCTCACCGGGGCTTGCTGAACCCCCATGCGAAAAGTGCCGGGGGGACGGGTGTGATGGGGATGGCGAAGGTGCCAGAGCAGACTGGGGTGCCATACCTGCTGGTGGTGCCTGGGGGGCCTGGGGTGCCCCCCCTgccaggggtgcccaggctgcagggaagggctgctcctGCGCGGGCAGATGGCACAGGTTGGCTGagcctgagagagagagacaggagcaATGGCCGGTGGTCACCTCTGCTCTTGCCCCCAAGagcgtccctgggctgcaggggttggGGTCGGTCCCTGCCTCGAGGGTAGAAGGTTCCGGGGAGCACAAATGGCTGAAAAAGCTGGGGCGCTGGGGGGCCCCAGGGcccaggcagtgggagctgcattGGTGGCCGCGccatggtcccttctggctgttGGCTGCTAAGGACTCTTTGGCGTCTCCCCGGAAGGAATGCGGGGGCTCCCTGTGTTCCGCCCCACCCCCAagagcctccccagctcctcctggggagggaaagggttaaGGGAGGCTGGGGTGCCCCCGGGGCCTACAGGTGGCTCTCAGGGTCTGTGGGTGCAAATCCTCTTTGCTTTCAATAGTATTTTtcaggtgggggaagaagaacaaGTTGATTCAGCCGAGCCGAGTGGGGACCAAGCTGCAGCCGCAGCCTCCTTGCGCCAGATGGCAAATGCATTTGCGACTATTGCCCGTGCTTCCGTTTGCTGCGTTGACCGGAGTGAcgcagaaataggaaaaaggacCTCGAGGGCGCGAAGGAAGGTCACGCGCTGTTGCTCGGTGGCCTGCTTTCCCCCAGCCCTCGCTCCAGTAGTGCTGTCAGGTCTTTTAGTCTCctgatgggaaaagcagcagctctggatccCCCTCGGAGGGGGCGGCGCTTTCCCTGGGTGCGTGACACCCAGGAGGAGACAGCACCCGCCGCCACCTGCTCCCAGAAAAGGACTGGATTCTGCACAACATCCGATGTCGGGGCGCTGGGGCTGTCTGTGCTCTGTGGGACCCCAGGGATGGGGTTAGTACATCCCCTCCTCGTGCTTGGAGGATTTGGCACTAGCAAGGACACCCTGGTAGGAACACGGGCCTCTCGCTCCCGCCGTGTGAACAGTGTGTGGGCTGGGGGAGTCGGGACAACTGCTGTGAACCGGAGGCCAAAGATCTCTCCTGGCCTGTATCCTGTTAATTAAAGAGATTGCTCTCTGTTCGTGAGGCACCTCTGGCTGCAAGATTGTGTGAGGCCAGGTACTGCGTAACTTGTGGCAGGGACCGATGCTGGGGGCGTGAAGGCAAGTGCACTTCTAAAACcataaaactttatttcatttcagagcgCAGCTGAGCCAGCCCGCTCCTCAACATCCTGCCATCTGCACCGCTGTGGCTGGGACCAGGCAGTGCTGCACATGCCAAAGGCCACCAAGTCACACCCGTGTCCCTGCTGCTTTGCCGGGAGCTTCTGCGATGCGAGCGATGTTCTGGGGGCTGAtcttgttacattttaaaagaaatcaaatctgattataactgaaatattaggaatatagagttgtgatgtgtaaccatagtagataaagaacttaaagaatgtgcagtactgtacttttaactgattatcgttggcttatattttcttttaagaagccaagaagatttgcttcttggaaactccctacctttcccattttgataacaaactgaaagaccaatcattgaaaaggttggatttcaaaagagaacatagtatacatttttatgcaaactaatatagatagtgatgagaatcatactgcgcagaatcagctaaaagaggtcaagaagcgaacaagtgaggaagactatgaaagaccaccagagggcttctgaagaccaccagagacctttgctgcgcctgcgtgaagagacatatacatatgctaatgatttactggaaagttgatgattatgtataacatttcccagaaacttaatgaatatgtataacaggtgtgtatttaactgtatcgttagacaagacaggtgcacacgataggtggagcgatcccccgtgtgcccagcgctgcaataaaggagtgcctgcttcttaacttctcattgctgttaaggagttttattccggatttcggcaacagttttggcgacccagatgggaccttgcgagtgagactggacgagatcgagtggtgatcgaactccagccggcaccgagggattctcgggggggaaccatcgctctcgactcgcaaagctcctcgcaacgttccctggagaaagggtaaggcacttcttctctggaatctgttcggatagcctgcccgtaaggcgcggcgaaagcttcgcagggttggggctcagagggtacccgtctgtggagaagcctaggcgtctgcccgtaagtcataagcgaaagctattgctgggttggacatctgtgtatctgggataagtctacccgtaagtcataagcgaaagctattgctgggttggacatctgtgtatctgagacaattgtcatttgcatttatttggtatttgatacttggtatttgatatttggtatttgatatttgatatttggtatttggtatttggtatttgatatttgatatttggttattaatatttggaactttgataattgatatttgatgtatttggtaattgatatataagcataatggcattagccaaattatttaagagtaagaaagagtatgggaaatataaccactgatgaaaagataccaaaaacatcaccattgggatgtttattggcacattggagtgaattacatgatgatttatgtaagagtcaaatgattgaatattgtaatcattggtggcctttgtatgttttggaagatcaggaaaaatggccaacgaatggaactttaagttataatactatattacagttaatgttattttgtaggagagagggtaaatggagtaaagtgccatatgtggatctgtttttttatttgaggcagaaaacggattggcaaaaaaaaaaaaaaaaatacaagttaattagtcgagacaatttagtgataacattaacttcagaaaataagaaaactaagagttgttgttcagcttgtgatattagaaaaagatacattaaatgtatggtaccaaaagaagataaaatggaactagaattagaaataaccccaccaagggaggagcaggatctctctccctcacattcacgggaaaggagtattgagtcagggagaataatttattggatagtactgaaaaacagatggtaataaaactggaaaaacacaagcagaggcaacacttatgaatggaatgctttctggaactttggaacagagttttccttcgagagatccccagtgggatccaaatgaccctgtacacaggagaaggttaactcgatatcaaaaatgggtattgtatgaaataaaacatgcaatgccgaaagctttgaattggtctaaattatatgaaataaatcaagataaaaataaatctctctctgtgtttttggaaaaattgaaggaaaccactaaaaatatactgatttgaaattggagacagaagcagaacaacaattggcttcgatttttttatgaagcagtcaacacctgatataaggcaaaaagtccaaaaattggaaggagaggattcaagaaatttaaataaaatgttagaaacagcatggaaagtctataataattaagagaagaaagaaaaaacaaaaaaaaaaaaaagaaaaaaaagatcagagacagtagattaatagctgtcttaacagggaatgcagcaagaggaagaagacgagctcggggaagaggaagttttagaaactttggtaactgggaacctaatacacccctcggaatgaatcagtgtgcatattataaggaagatggagattggaaaagggattgccccaaaaggcaaataagtcaacaagaggctacaaaaatgatgactttaaatgaatgaaagagaccggaggggaacccagctgaacctctggttacaattaagctgggaaatgataaagttgaatttttagttgatacgggagcagtatattctgttttgaatacttacaaagggaaattggaaaataaaacagcgaacataattggagcgactgggaaacaggaaaatagaccattctttcaaccccttgatttaaaatttggaaataaaacaattacacatgaatttttgtatgtaccagaatgtccgatacccctgttgggtcgagatttgttatccaaattgaatgcacaaatagcttttgagggaggagaaattcttttaaaaataccagaatcaaagacaggggaaatactgatgatacaggagaaggttaagattcaggagatgccacaagaagttgatgatgctgtgatccctacagtttggaacacagagatacctggaaaatctaaaatggcacagcctgtaaaagtagaactgaaggaaaatgtgaaaccagtgagattaaaacagtatccagttaaacctgaagctagattgggaatcaagaaattaattgataaatttttggaatatggaatcttagaggagtgtgaatctgaatataatactccaattttaccagtgaaaaagccatcaggagaatatagattagtacaggatctgagggcaataaatcagatagtgaaagacatacatcctgtagtggccaatccatatacacttttaacagctctaggggagaatcaccagtggtttacagtgcttgatttaaaagatgctttcttttgtatacccctggaagaaggaagttgaaaaattatttgctttcgagtgggaaaatccaaaaacaggacgaaaaacacaattgacatggacaagattgccacaaggattcaagaacagtccaacaatatttgggagccaattagcaaaagaacttgagatgtggaaacgagatggtcccaaacctggacatttactcctacagtatgtagacgacatattgataacaacagaggagagaccagcgtgtataaagctcttaaaggtccaccatttgaatgaggtccagatcagcagagagctttcaagaatctaaaacaggccctgatgacagcaccagccctgggacttccggatctgactaaagacttccagttatttgtacatgagaaacaacaccttgcactgggagtgctgactcagaagatgggaagttggaagtgaccggttggatacttttccaaacaattagactttgtaagtaaaggctgacctgcttgtttgagagcagtagcagccactgtgatgataatacaggaggcccgaaaattgactttgggaaggatgatggtggtatatgtaccacatatggtgatatcagtgttagaacaaaagggggaccattgactctccccaaacagaatgatgaaatatcaggtaattttgatggagcaagatgatgtacttttgaaaaccactaatttgactaatcctgcagtctttttaagttctatacaggaagaaggacaactggaacatgattgcctgactaccattgagtatgtatattccagtcaagaggatctgaaggatgtacctatggacaatccagactgggaattgtacacagatggtagcagctttgttgaaaatggaatccgctatgcaggatatacggtaacaactgaaaaatcagttatagaagccaatgctttaccaaacacagcttcagctcagaaagctgaactagtggctttgacaagggctctagaattgagtgaagaaaagaaagtgaatatttggactgattcgaaatatgcatttggcgtggtccatgtccatgggattttatggaaggaaagaggactattatcctctcaggggtccaacattaaatataaagaggagattttacatttactacaagcagttcggaaaccaactgcagtaacaatcatgcactgtaaaacacatcaatcagggaatataaaagagattgtagggaacagattaacagataaatcagctaaggaaacagccaaaaggaataccttacaaatggcattaattcttacaaaaactattgtaataccaaaggaaaaaacctaaatattcagaagaggatgagaaattgggaagattattaaatgcaaggaaaaatttgaaagaatggtcagtgacatacaattttactaagattgtaagatgtgacttttcctattcggccccggtcacgtctcaccaacttttgcaatctaactacatgttgattcatgaattactacctatacccatcggaatgaatctcgctttggtaaaacagttactacaacacaaggatctagttgagattttagaaaaaattagggaaaatggacaaaaaaaccccccttaataactgttcataacaatgtgaaagaaatacaccgaatttttgaaagagtgcaaaaagatgtagaacataaatggtgggacacacttttcggatggtcacctactgctacaggcatcctgaacaagttgtgtcaccccatcgtggttcttttgatattggttttgatcagtttgactctgtcagcaatattatatatcctaacttggagaatgatgaatcggctaacacgtttgactcgtgaaacttcttttaatcacatgatcgtccaagctgttgcaaaacaacaaaatgaacaaagaaacccagaacctcctccaatatatagtaactgatcagtagaattatagtgaaagtattgaagtgattttcaaaactttcaaaggggggaaatgttacattttaaaagaaatcaaatctgattataactgaaatattaggaatatagagttgtgatgtgtaaccatagtagataaagaacttaaagaatgtgcagtactgtacttttaactgattatcgttggcttatattttcttttaagaagccaagaagatttgcttcttggaaactccctacctttcccattttgataacaaactgaaagaccaatcattgaaaaggttggatttcaaaagagaacatagtatacatttttatgcaaactaatatagatagtgatgagaatcatactgcgcagaatcagctaaaagaggtcaagaagcgaacaagtgaggaagactatgaaagaccaccagagggcttctgaagaccaccagagacctttgctgcgcctgcgtgaagagacatatacatatgctaatgatttactggaaagttgatgattatgtataacatttcccagaaacttaatgaatatgtataacaggtgtgtatttaactgtatcgttagacaagacaggtgcacacgataggtggagcgatcccccgtgtgcccagcgctgcaataaaggagtgcctgcttcttaacttctcattgctgtaaggagttttattccggatttcggcaacaatctCTTGGACTGCAGCTACTCCATGCCTGACCGGCAGCTGGTCAGGAGGGTGGTGTCCCAGGTGGAGTTCTGCCTCTCTGACGAGAACCTGGCCAAGGAtgctttcctcctgaaacatGTCCAGAAGAACAAGATGGGCTTCGTCAGCATCAAACTGCTGACGTCCTTGAAGAAGGTAGGCAGCCCGTTGCGTTGGCCAGCTGGGGTGGGAAGTGGCCTCCACGTGGAGGATGCCTGGGTGTCTGGGTGTGCTCTGGCTGTCTGCGGTGAGGTGTACGGGGAGGTGCAGGCTCTGCTCAGGCTGTCTGTGTCCCGGCAAAGCGCTGGTGGTGCAGAGCTGggccctgctctctgccttcaaTGGGCCGCAGCAGTCCTCCACccagggagggtggctggggaagcGGTGAACAGTCCTcaaaccccagccccagggctgggttCACCTCTTCTGCCCGTGGTTCCCCCAGGCTGCTCTGGGAGAGATCATCCCTTAACTAAAAAACTGCAGGGAAGCACTGGTGGTGTGATGTACAGGGAAGCTGTGTCTTCTTGCCATGGTCCGGGAGCACAGGGGACCTTCTCCCACAAATCCTGAATGGGGGATATTGCCTTGCCACGACCTCAGGTTGATGGGGTTGCAGCCTGCCTGGATGATGGGTTTAGGGTGGTCCCTGCCTGGGGAGACCCACAGTGACGCAGTGGCCCCCTCTCTCCCTCAGGTGGAATACCTGACGCATGACTGGTGGCTGACGCTCTACGCCCTGCAGTTCTCAGAGCTGCTGGAGGTCAACGAGGAGGGCACCAAAGTGAGGCGGTGggtgatagcatatgtccatacattctgtatggtatgtctaaatattttttgcttttaacattttgtaccagccatggaaactggttgctgctagatgactgtaaaagtgagatttggtaaataattattagaaatcttatactaacactatgattgaaaaaATAGAagtgtagccaagtaattaactagtagaggtagttactcctaagttttacagttctttgctcttatgactggatgttcctgtacattagataagattaatattgaaactgaccatatatgactgaaaccatgttaagctccaagatcaaagCACAAGGATGACGAACAAGActtgaaggtcagccaacagaatttcaaatggatcggtggtcgcaaaagcagcccttcgactcaaatgaagaaccattgcgcatgatcagatgtaggcagtactatggtACTCAGCACTGCGCACTGGTGGAGTACAAGAGCCTGGGGAGCGCTTCAGCCTTGAGGAGCCTTGAGGACCTCGGCCGCCAGAGCTGTCCGCGTGGCGAGAGCATCAAGGTGGTCCGGCTCTGCGGGAAGGGCTCCGAGAAGACACCTGGGGCCGAGAGGGAGGTGGCGGAGGAGCTGGTGGACCAGCTGGGTTGGAAAGCGCAGGCGGTGGCCGCGACCTTCCCCGACGGCCTCGGggactccctgctctgcagctccccggaGTTGAACGGTGCCCAGGCGTTGccacccctcctcctgcacaaGGACCCCTTGGCACCCTCCTGGCCTGGCAGCAACTTCAAGCCCAGCAATTTTGGCAACGCCTTCACTGGATTGCTCCTCGCCAGCAAAGTCTTCCCTTCGCTGGGGACAGGCttgggcacaggcagctgctacggcctctgctccagcactgagaGCACCCGTGGCTGcggctgggggagtggggtgggtgcctgggcaccctggcccagcagcccctctccagaTGCCAAACCTCTTGCCGGCAATCCTCCGGCAGCGACGTGGGTGCCTGAGCCCCTCGGCCTGCGGGATGCGGTGCTTTGCCTACCccactgttgtcccaaaagtggggtcgtttacccggtgtgcaaaaTGCCAATAGAGACTCAGAGcagaagtattttattccaattcatgtttacgcaaagatgggggctaggtggtaatctgCAACGCTAGCACCcctcatgcctaaacgggcaagcaatttatacagttcagttatacatattcgatttccaaagttcttcccaa encodes:
- the LOC128138646 gene encoding LOW QUALITY PROTEIN: proline-rich protein 22-like (The sequence of the model RefSeq protein was modified relative to this genomic sequence to represent the inferred CDS: substituted 1 base at 1 genomic stop codon); this encodes PFPSPGGAGEALGGGAEHREPPHSFRGDAKESLAANSQKGPWRGHQCSSHCLGPGAPQRPSFFSHLCSPEPSTLEAGTDPNPCSPGTLLGARAEVTTGHCSCLSLSGSANLCHLPAQEQPFPAAWAPLAGGAPQAPQAPPAGLQRAPCGCLFDPRVFRIQWTTTDLPPPATATLGQGAASLPGAALWGPGGCGAPLAWAAPGTPQGQPQYLAPYENLRSGVAPAPLELPVSIPGYQHIEGQLAQINISSTATPVGAPPGSDVPLGSSVPPRPCAAAHNQALGDTAGDLAVSEEMLLEEALRLFGCSLDGVGVSQDGPSSGPMPGDPAGTSGEGRGMAPAPPALPTPIPGYEDIEGPLAKINTCGMATPAGAPPGSDVPPGELAASEKVALQEALVLFDCSLDGVGVSQHAPSRSSMPEDAGGAGAATPNCDFSSLSLPEELLTPDYCIPELSDIMLSLKISNVIGMEPQEPWQDAGMDLPPSPPAVADKPRKRQAQSSLPMPPSKRRALAANVGVXGGA